The Cellulophaga lytica DSM 7489 nucleotide sequence AATCAATAACTGCCTTTGCAGCTGTAGCAGCTGTAGTCATATCACCAAAATAAAGAGCTATCCTTGCCTTAATTGCATTTGCAGCACTAGTTGTAATGAATTCTTTAGAACCATCTAAACCTGGAGACATTATTGCCAAAGCTGCATCAATATCAGCTATAGCTAAATTCTTAACCTCTTCAACAGTATTTCTTGCTGGAAAAAAGTTTTCCTCATCTCTAAATGTGGTAACATAAGGAACACCACCTGGAGAAGTACCTCCTGTAACATGTTGTTGACCAAATAGCCTTACTAAATCAAAATGCGCCATAGCTCTAAGAACTAAAGCTTCACCTTTCATTTGATTAATGTAAGCTGCATCTCCTTCTATATTCTCTGCATTAATAATAATATTTGCAGAACCTATTACAGAGTATATTCTGAACCACGTATCAGTTGGATAAGCATCAGAAGGTAAAACCTCTAATTGTCCAGCCGTAACAAATCTATTAGAATTAGCATTAGAAAATGCATTATCACTCCTTACTTCATTAAAAACTATATAGTCTCTACCGTAGTATGTTTCAATAGATAATCTGTTATAAGCACCAGCCAATATACCTTCTAAATCTTCTTCTGTATTTATACTTGAATTGAAGTCTTTTTCTTGAGAAACTGTAGGATCTAGTTCATCTTCAGAACAAGAAGTATTTCCTATTAGTAAGGCAAAAGCCATTACTGTATATAATATTTTTTTCATTCTAATTAAAATTTAACGTTAACACCAAAAACAACAGATTTTACTGGAGGAGTTACCAATCCTGTGTAACCAGCTGCTCCTACTTCTGGATCCAATTTTAATCCATCATCCTTAACCCATGTGTAAAGGTTAGTACCTTTAACTGTAAATGAAATTGCATCTAGACCAATACCCTCAGTAAATTTAGAAGGTAAGTTATAACCGAATGTTAAATCTTTTAATCTAATGTAATCTCCATCATATAAGTGTCTAGAAGAAGTAGCATGGAAGTTGTCTGCTCCATTATAAACCAATTTAGGTACATCTGTAACATCTCATGGTTGTTGCCATCTTTCTAAAAGTTCTTCTACACCATTGTAAGAACCTAAAGTAAAGCTATTAGTTCTAAAATAGTGCTGCGCATATTGCTCATATACTTTATGTCCGCCAGCATAGTATAAACTAGCATCAATAAAAACACCTTTGTACTCTATATGAGTTGACAAACCTCCAGAGAAAGTAGGCAATGCACTAGCTTCATCTTGATTTACCCTTGCTGCAGAAGCATAGTTAGATGTAACTTCACCATCTACTCCATTTACATACCAAGTAGGTTCACCTGTTTCAGTATCTACACCTGCCCAAGTACGCATAAACCAAGCTCCAATAGGTAAGCCTACCTCTGTAGTTTTATATGTACTCGTAGCACTTGGATTAATATCTTCACCTGTACTATCTAAAGCTAATTTAGTAACCTCGTTGTTTACAGTTGCAAAGTTTCCTGAAATACTCCAACTAAAATCTTCACCTCTAAAAATATCATAATTAAGTTGAGCCTCTATACCCTTGTTTACTACTTCTCCAACATTAGTGTTTTGAGAAGTAAAACCAGTTGTTGGTGACAATGGAACATTTTGTAATAGATCATAAGTTCTTTTGTTAAAGTAAGCAAAGCTACCTGATAATCTGTTGTCAAATACTCCAAAATCAAAACCAGCATCTACAGTTTCTCCGTTTTCCCAAGATAAAAATTCATTTCCTAACTGACTTGGATAAACTGCACCGTTACCAGCATAATCTGCATCATAAGCTAAAAATGCTTGATATGTATTTGTAGCAATACCAGAGTTACCGGTTACACCCCATGAACCTCTTAAACGTAATTCGTTAAAAACTGACCCTTCTAAAAAAGCTTCTCTATGAACATTCCAACCTAAACCAACTGATCCAAAATTACCATATCTATGACCATTTGCAAATCTTGAAGAACCTTCTCTTCTGAAAGTTGCATCTAAGATGTACCTACCATCAAAGTTATAATTTAACATTCCTAAATAAGAAATATTAGTCCAATCTGTAAAAGATGAAGAAGCATCAAAATTAGATCCTGCACTTGCGATATTTGTTAAACCATCAGTAGAAAAGTTTTCACCGTAAGCGTATAAGTATGTATAATTATTTTTTTGATATTCAAATAAAGCAGTTACATCAAAATTATGTTTAGAACCTAATTTAAACTGATAGTTTAATGAATTTTGAGAAACCCAATTGTAGTTTTTCTCATCTGAAGCAGTACTACTACCATTAACATCTCCATCAGAATCTCCATGATACCTGTTGTTATAAGATTTATACTCTGATAATGAAAAATCTAAACCTATACGAGAAGAAAAAGTTAAATTTTCAATTAACTCCCAATCTAATTTAGTATTAGTAGTTGCTCTAGTGTACTTATTGTAAACTTCATCGTTCTCATTAGTATATAATGTATTAAATACAGAAGTTCCTAAGCTATTTATATTGTAAGTCCCATCTGCATTGTAAGGATTAGCAAAAGGATTCATATAGTATCTAGTTAAATGTGGATTATTAAAGAAAGCCCCATTTTCTAATACTGGATTTTGTCTAGAGTTAGATACGTTTATAGAATTATCTAACTTAACATTGTCTCTAAGCCAAGTTTGAAAACTTAACTTACCAGATATTCTTCTGAAAGAATCACCAATAACTGTAGGTTCAGTTTCATTATACCCAAGAGATGCATAATAATTTGTTTTTTCTGTACCACCTGATGCAGAAAAATTATAATCTTGTATTAATGCGTCTTTATTTTCAATTAGACCTGGCCAATCATACTCACTACCATCCCAATTAGCTATATTTCCTAAATTATTAGCTATTGCAAAATCCCTAGCTTCATCTATTTCGAAATCATAACTTTCTCCATAAGCATTAAAGGTTGCCTCATCAATTAACGAAGCTCTTTGTGTTGCTGTTAAAGGATTTCTTTTATTGTAAGCATTGTTTTGAAAACCTAAAACTGATGAAAAGTTAAATACTGCTTTTCCAGATTTACCTCTTTTTGTTGTAATTACAATTACACCATTAGAACCTCTAGCCCCATAAGCTGCAGTTGCAGATGCATCTTTTAAAACAGTCATTGATTCAATATCCTTACTGTTAAGAGATACAAGTGAACTAAGAGAAGTTCTGTTAGCACTACCTGAGAAGTTCTCGCTTACTACAGGAACTCCATCAATTACGTATAGTGGAGAGTTACTTGCATTAATAGAACCCACACCACGTATTCTAATATCCTGTTGTGCTCCTGGAGTACCAGAAGTTGTAGATATTTGTAAACCTGCAACTTTACCTTGTAAAGCCTGATCTACAGATAGAACAGGAACATCTTTGATATCTTCTGAACTAACCTGCACAGAAGAACCAGTTACCTCATCTACAGATTTAGTACTGTAACCTAGTACAATAACCTCCTCAAGAGCCTCAGCGTCCTCTGCCAGCTGAATATTTATTGTGCTTGAAGAACCAACTTTTCTTTCAGCTGTTTTTTGTCCAACATAGCTGTAGCGCAATACTTGCCCTACATTTGCTTTAATAGTATAGTTACCATCAAAATCTGTTTGAGTTCCTGTTGTTGTACCCACAACTAATACAGAAACTCCTGGTAAAGGCAAACCATCTTGGTCTGTAACATTACCAGTAATTGTTTTCTCTTGTCCGTAAGAGAAACTCATAAATAACACCAACAAGGGTGTTAAAATCCAAGCTACTTTCGTTCTCATTTATTATTAATTTTTGAGTTAGTACCCCACAAAACTCTTAATTAATAGTTAACATTCCAAGAATTTAGTGTTAACGAAAACAGCATATGTTAAAAAAAACATCAAAAATGAATAATTAACAATTTAATAAACAACAAGCAGCTAATGTCTCAATAAAAAAGCTATAATTGGAGAAAAAAATAACAAATTGTTACTGATTAATTAATATAAATGATAATCAAAAACATCAAAAAAAACAACAATAATTGTAATAATTATACCTTGTTTACATATAGTGGAATAACTGTTTATTTTTTTATTATTAATAAGCGTAGTTTTAGATAATTGAAAAAGTTAAAGAAAACATAAAGCAATCATACGTAGTATAATTAATTAAAAAAGCCTATAAATACATAATGCACTTATAGGCTTTTAAATTTTAAAACAAGCTATTACTAATTTTGGTCTGCCTCACTAATATTTGGGTTAGCATTAATTTCAGCTTGTGGAATTTTCCATATCCAAGCATCGTTTAATGATGGTTTTTCTTGCATAAAACCATCGCCATATAAAACTTCTGATGCTCCAGAATTAGTTTGGTCTAAACCTTCATCCCAACGAATGTGGTCAAAATAACTAAATCCTTCTCCCCATAATTCTACATGACGTTGAAATTTAATCTGATCCATAAGGTCTGCCTGAGTTGCAAAAGCTGTTTTATCAAAAGCAGAATCTCTTGCTTCACCTAAAAGAGCTAAAGCATCTTGTGCTCCAGTAATATCATTCATCATTGCTTTAGCTTCAGCTTCAATTAAAACCATTTCTGATGCTCTCATATAAATAACATCATCTGGATCTATAGTACCTGGGTTCTTCTGCAAAAATTTCATAGACATATACGGATGTGTATTATGACCTGTTGTCATTCCGTACTGAGAAATAATAGATTCCCACTCATCCCAAAAATCATCTGCATTATCATAATTAGGGTCAGTTTCAAAACTACCACCTTGACCATTAGACGCACTAGAATTAGTATTTGGAGCTAAAGGTAACCACGCTTTTTTACGGTAATCAGTGTCTGGAATATTATTATAAACTTCTTTATTGATTATCTTAGGGTTACTTCTGTTTTGACTTCCGTTAAAAGTTGAACAAATAAAGTAGAAATAAGATTGAAAATAATTTGTTTCGGTATCTATCACATGACCTCCCCAAATTACTTCTGAAAGATCTGTAGTATTAAAACCAGATAACCAATCGCTTTCATCTAGCAACTCAAAACCATCTCTTGCTGATACAGCAGCATCTGCAGCTGTTTGCCAATCTCCTTTAGACAAAGCAATACGTGCCTGTATACCATATGCTGCGTTTATAGAAATATTAGACTTATTATCAGGTGCTGTAGCATTTTCAAAAAACTCTATAGACTTTTTAATGTCGTCTTCAACTTGCGTATAAACTGCTTCTACAGTTGCTCTTGGCGCACTTGTATAAGGCGCTCCTGTATCTAAAACTAAAGGAACCCCTAAATCTGTAGAAGGACTACCTATAAGATAACCTTTAGCAAAGGTAGTCACTAATTGATGATAAGCCCAAGCTCTATAAGCGTAAGCCTGACCCAAAATATTATTTAACTCTGCAGTCTCTGGCAAATCTCCTTCAGCTACTCTATTAATAATTGAGTTTGCCGTAAAAACAAAGTGATAACGCTCATACCATAAATTATCTACTGTAGTGGAATTTGCGTTTGTATGAGCTAACCATTGTAAATCTGCTCTACCCCAACCATTACCTCTAGAAGAGTGAATAATATTACCGCCAATAGCATCAAAAGAAGGCATATAATAACTTTGACCAGACCTAGACGATGCAGTACCCGGTAAAGGGTTCTGAGCATACATTTGCCTATGCAAGCCATTTAATAATAAATCCATATTTGCAGGAGTAGACAAAGCATCTTCTGCTGAAATAGCATTTGTTGGTTTATTGTCCAAAAAATCTTCGGTACAACTTGTTAGAGCAATAAACGATACTGCCGCTAACATTATATATGTTTTTCTTAACATAACTTTTATTTTTTTATTTATATCTTAATTAAAAAGAAACGTTTAATCCTAATGATAAAACACTAGCAGGGTTATAATCATTTCCAGAAGGTGTTCCGGCTAAACTGTACTGCGGATTTAAACCAGTTCTTTTACTCTTTAAGTATAGGTTTTCACCCGACACAAAAAACCTTAAACTATTAACTCCTAATTTATCTGAGATATCACCACCTAAGGTATAAGATAAATTAACATTTCTTAAAGCTACATAAGATGCATCTGTTAAAAATCTAGTAGATAAAGATTGTGATTGATTTACCGCACCATTTTCTAGCCTTGGAACATCAGTAATGTCTCCTGGCTGACGCCATGCTTTTAAGGCATCTGGATGTAATGAACTACCATAATCCCCTTCATGCATCATAGCAGCATAACCGTAATCTAATATATCTCCGCCAATACCATAAACTACTGTGAAATCTAAGGCGAAACCTTTATATGTAAAACTATTTGAAACAGAACCAATTAAATCTGGAACAGAACTAGCATCTGCATATGCTCTACCAGCTTCTTGAAAATCATTTGTAGTTGCCTGGCTACCATCTTCATTTAGTACAGGAACTGATTCACCAGTTTCAGCATCTTCTTCATACATATTATATAATGCATCTCCGTTAGCTGGGTCTACACCTGCAAAATCATACAAGTAAAAATCATAACGAGAGCGGCCTTCTGCCCATCTTTTAGATCCGTTTATACTTGGATCTGGAAGTGATGTAATCTCATTTTTCAATGTAGAAGCCTGTAAAGTTAAATCCCA carries:
- a CDS encoding RagB/SusD family nutrient uptake outer membrane protein, coding for MKKILYTVMAFALLIGNTSCSEDELDPTVSQEKDFNSSINTEEDLEGILAGAYNRLSIETYYGRDYIVFNEVRSDNAFSNANSNRFVTAGQLEVLPSDAYPTDTWFRIYSVIGSANIIINAENIEGDAAYINQMKGEALVLRAMAHFDLVRLFGQQHVTGGTSPGGVPYVTTFRDEENFFPARNTVEEVKNLAIADIDAALAIMSPGLDGSKEFITTSAANAIKARIALYFGDMTTAATAAKAVIDSQNFSVASESDFASTFSTDNAVNSIFEIAMSPTDNRGINGLANIFLNTSYGDVVVLDNFLTIFDDDDIRIGEDFIEVDGAGFTRNIGKYPSSTFDDNISIIRYEEVILTYAEAMLTVDPAVSLQYLNMIPAQRNASLYTEATLDNILLERRKELAFEGARFHDLVRTGQGIPLIDELQQTHKGVPYGSFNLAFPIPNSEVDVNSNVSQNKGF
- a CDS encoding SusC/RagA family TonB-linked outer membrane protein; amino-acid sequence: MRTKVAWILTPLLVLFMSFSYGQEKTITGNVTDQDGLPLPGVSVLVVGTTTGTQTDFDGNYTIKANVGQVLRYSYVGQKTAERKVGSSSTINIQLAEDAEALEEVIVLGYSTKSVDEVTGSSVQVSSEDIKDVPVLSVDQALQGKVAGLQISTTSGTPGAQQDIRIRGVGSINASNSPLYVIDGVPVVSENFSGSANRTSLSSLVSLNSKDIESMTVLKDASATAAYGARGSNGVIVITTKRGKSGKAVFNFSSVLGFQNNAYNKRNPLTATQRASLIDEATFNAYGESYDFEIDEARDFAIANNLGNIANWDGSEYDWPGLIENKDALIQDYNFSASGGTEKTNYYASLGYNETEPTVIGDSFRRISGKLSFQTWLRDNVKLDNSINVSNSRQNPVLENGAFFNNPHLTRYYMNPFANPYNADGTYNINSLGTSVFNTLYTNENDEVYNKYTRATTNTKLDWELIENLTFSSRIGLDFSLSEYKSYNNRYHGDSDGDVNGSSTASDEKNYNWVSQNSLNYQFKLGSKHNFDVTALFEYQKNNYTYLYAYGENFSTDGLTNIASAGSNFDASSSFTDWTNISYLGMLNYNFDGRYILDATFRREGSSRFANGHRYGNFGSVGLGWNVHREAFLEGSVFNELRLRGSWGVTGNSGIATNTYQAFLAYDADYAGNGAVYPSQLGNEFLSWENGETVDAGFDFGVFDNRLSGSFAYFNKRTYDLLQNVPLSPTTGFTSQNTNVGEVVNKGIEAQLNYDIFRGEDFSWSISGNFATVNNEVTKLALDSTGEDINPSATSTYKTTEVGLPIGAWFMRTWAGVDTETGEPTWYVNGVDGEVTSNYASAARVNQDEASALPTFSGGLSTHIEYKGVFIDASLYYAGGHKVYEQYAQHYFRTNSFTLGSYNGVEELLERWQQP
- a CDS encoding RagB/SusD family nutrient uptake outer membrane protein, producing MLRKTYIMLAAVSFIALTSCTEDFLDNKPTNAISAEDALSTPANMDLLLNGLHRQMYAQNPLPGTASSRSGQSYYMPSFDAIGGNIIHSSRGNGWGRADLQWLAHTNANSTTVDNLWYERYHFVFTANSIINRVAEGDLPETAELNNILGQAYAYRAWAYHQLVTTFAKGYLIGSPSTDLGVPLVLDTGAPYTSAPRATVEAVYTQVEDDIKKSIEFFENATAPDNKSNISINAAYGIQARIALSKGDWQTAADAAVSARDGFELLDESDWLSGFNTTDLSEVIWGGHVIDTETNYFQSYFYFICSTFNGSQNRSNPKIINKEVYNNIPDTDYRKKAWLPLAPNTNSSASNGQGGSFETDPNYDNADDFWDEWESIISQYGMTTGHNTHPYMSMKFLQKNPGTIDPDDVIYMRASEMVLIEAEAKAMMNDITGAQDALALLGEARDSAFDKTAFATQADLMDQIKFQRHVELWGEGFSYFDHIRWDEGLDQTNSGASEVLYGDGFMQEKPSLNDAWIWKIPQAEINANPNISEADQN